One Glycine max cultivar Williams 82 chromosome 3, Glycine_max_v4.0, whole genome shotgun sequence DNA window includes the following coding sequences:
- the LOC100499923 gene encoding putative transcriptional activator isoform 2 (isoform 2 is encoded by transcript variant 2), whose amino-acid sequence MQSENQNNQLVVQNSGSLSFSSHLSKEDEEMSRSALSTFRAKEEEIERKKMEVREKVQLQLGRVEEETKRLATIREELEALADPMRKEVALVRKRIDSVNKELKPLGHTCQKKEKEYKDALEAFNEKNREKVQLITKLMELVGESERLRMKKLEELSKNIDSMQ is encoded by the exons atGCAGAGTGAGAACCAGAACAACCAGTTGGTGGTGCAGAATTCGGGGAGCCTGAGCTTCAGCAGCCATTTGTCGAAGGAAGACGAAGAGATGTCAAGGTCTGCTCTCTCCACCTTCAGAGCCAAGGAGGAAGAGATTGAAAGGAAGAAGATGGAGGTCAGAGAAAAGGTTCAGCTTCAGTTAGGTCGAGTCGAAGAAGAAACTAAGCGTCTTGCAACCATTCGTGAG GAGCTTGAAGCCCTGGCAGATCCAATGAGGAAAGAAGTTGCACTTGTTCGAAAAAGAATTGATTCCGTAAACAAAGAATTAAAGCCACTGGGTCATACCTGCCAGAAGAAG GAGAAAGAATACAAAGACGCCCTTGAAGCTTTCAATGAAAAGAACAGGGAAAAAGTACAGCTAATCACCAAGTTAATGGAG TTGGTGGGTGAAAGTGAAAGATTGAGGATGAAGAAGCTGGAGGAGCTGAGTAAGAACATAGATTCGATGCAATGA
- the LOC100499923 gene encoding putative transcriptional activator isoform 1 (isoform 1 is encoded by transcript variant 1), whose product MQSENQNNQLVVQNSGSLSFSSHLSKEDEEMSRSALSTFRAKEEEIERKKMEVREKVQLQLGRVEEETKRLATIREEYQELEALADPMRKEVALVRKRIDSVNKELKPLGHTCQKKEKEYKDALEAFNEKNREKVQLITKLMELVGESERLRMKKLEELSKNIDSMQ is encoded by the exons atGCAGAGTGAGAACCAGAACAACCAGTTGGTGGTGCAGAATTCGGGGAGCCTGAGCTTCAGCAGCCATTTGTCGAAGGAAGACGAAGAGATGTCAAGGTCTGCTCTCTCCACCTTCAGAGCCAAGGAGGAAGAGATTGAAAGGAAGAAGATGGAGGTCAGAGAAAAGGTTCAGCTTCAGTTAGGTCGAGTCGAAGAAGAAACTAAGCGTCTTGCAACCATTCGTGAG GAATATCAGGAGCTTGAAGCCCTGGCAGATCCAATGAGGAAAGAAGTTGCACTTGTTCGAAAAAGAATTGATTCCGTAAACAAAGAATTAAAGCCACTGGGTCATACCTGCCAGAAGAAG GAGAAAGAATACAAAGACGCCCTTGAAGCTTTCAATGAAAAGAACAGGGAAAAAGTACAGCTAATCACCAAGTTAATGGAG TTGGTGGGTGAAAGTGAAAGATTGAGGATGAAGAAGCTGGAGGAGCTGAGTAAGAACATAGATTCGATGCAATGA